A region from the Candidatus Goldiibacteriota bacterium HGW-Goldbacteria-1 genome encodes:
- a CDS encoding phosphoribosylformylglycinamidine synthase I: protein MKFGVIVFPGSNCDADCKWAAEELNQSVEYIWHDSNKSALNKYDVIIVPGGFSYGDYLRSGAIARFARVMDGMKDFSEKKGKYVIGICNGFQILLEAGILPGAMLVNKNLKFICKYINLSVENTDTPFTSKFAKGQVIKVPIAHQEGNYFTDDKDLNGLIKNDQIAFRYCDAKGNINDNTNPNGSVYGIAGITNKRGNVLGMMPHPERAMTVQLGSTDGRLVFESIVNYIKKA, encoded by the coding sequence GTGAAGTTTGGTGTAATAGTATTTCCGGGTTCTAACTGCGATGCCGACTGTAAATGGGCGGCAGAAGAACTTAACCAGAGCGTTGAATACATCTGGCATGATTCAAATAAATCCGCGTTAAATAAGTATGATGTAATAATAGTGCCGGGCGGTTTTTCTTACGGCGATTATTTAAGGTCCGGCGCCATTGCAAGGTTCGCGCGCGTTATGGACGGTATGAAGGATTTTTCGGAAAAAAAAGGCAAGTATGTAATTGGCATCTGCAACGGCTTTCAGATACTGCTGGAAGCGGGAATTTTGCCCGGCGCCATGCTTGTAAACAAAAACCTTAAATTCATATGCAAATACATCAACCTTTCGGTTGAAAATACCGACACCCCTTTTACAAGTAAGTTTGCCAAAGGGCAGGTAATAAAGGTTCCGATAGCGCATCAGGAAGGCAATTATTTTACTGATGATAAAGATTTAAACGGGCTTATTAAAAATGACCAGATTGCTTTCCGTTATTGTGACGCAAAAGGTAATATTAACGATAATACAAATCCCAATGGTTCGGTTTACGGGATTGCGGGAATAACCAATAAGCGCGGAAACGTGCTTGGAATGATGCCTCATCCGGAACGGGCAATGACGGTTCAGCTTGGTTCCACGGACGGCAGGCTGGTTTTTGAATCCATCGTAAATTACATCAAGAAAGCCTAA
- a CDS encoding phosphoribosylformylglycinamidine synthase subunit PurL: MQIEYNGFEITPAIIKEHGFKEGEYENILKIMGRTPTYVELGIFSAMWSEHCSYKHSKTTLRKFPHKGKYVIQGPGENAGIIDSGTDLAVAFKIESHNHPSAVEPFQGAATGVGGILRDVFTMGARPVANLNSLRFGSPQSKNTQRLLPGVVKGIAFYGNCVGVPTVAGETVFEDCYEDNCLVNAMTIGVVEKKKIIKATARGIGNSVMYIGAATGRDGIHGATFASAELTAETAEKRSNVQVADPFMEKLLLEATLELIDLNIMEGIQDMGAAGLTSSGTEMAYRGGVGIELWMDKIPQREKNMNAYEIMLSESQERMLLVAKKGKEKAVEKVLNKWGLHAVVIGKVIKKPHLVIIEKGKMVADMPNFPLTDSKHPLFPLKHQKGVKPKYLETSNINPDKIHSPEDLTGTLKKLIGSPNIASKAAIWEEYDHMVQTNTVTLPGSDAAVIDVKDRDFMIATSVDCNGRYTYLDPYKGGAIAIAESARNVSCSGAEPAAFTNCLNFGNPENPEIFWQFEKAVEGMSDAATALKTPVISGNVSFYNESPSGAIYPTPTVGMVGYIKGKEKKYVKQYFKSNDDAILMIGHTKDEIGASEYLKVVHGLIKGPVPDIDLALEVKVQKTVRDGIKAGLVKSAHDISKGGLAVTIAECCITGKIHGDPMIGAYVDLQSDMRPDSLLFGETQSRIIVTCAKADVHKLKKLGAKNNVIISEIGKTGGEKLIINIDWAAKSNSKKISVSVQELEKIWSNGVNQYV; this comes from the coding sequence ATGCAGATAGAATATAACGGCTTTGAAATCACGCCGGCAATAATAAAAGAACACGGGTTCAAAGAAGGCGAATACGAAAATATTCTTAAGATAATGGGGCGCACCCCCACTTATGTTGAACTTGGAATCTTTTCCGCGATGTGGTCAGAACACTGCAGCTACAAGCACAGCAAGACCACTTTAAGAAAATTTCCGCATAAGGGAAAATACGTAATTCAGGGGCCCGGAGAAAACGCCGGCATCATAGACAGCGGCACTGACCTTGCAGTGGCATTTAAAATAGAATCGCACAACCATCCGTCTGCTGTAGAACCTTTTCAGGGCGCGGCTACCGGCGTGGGCGGAATATTAAGGGATGTATTCACGATGGGCGCAAGGCCTGTGGCGAATTTAAATTCGTTAAGGTTCGGCAGCCCGCAGTCAAAAAACACCCAGCGCCTTCTGCCGGGTGTGGTTAAAGGCATCGCGTTTTACGGCAACTGCGTGGGCGTGCCCACTGTCGCCGGTGAAACAGTATTTGAAGACTGCTATGAAGACAACTGCCTTGTAAACGCCATGACAATCGGCGTGGTGGAAAAGAAAAAAATAATAAAAGCAACTGCCAGGGGAATAGGCAATTCCGTAATGTACATAGGGGCGGCCACCGGCCGCGACGGCATACACGGCGCCACTTTTGCGTCAGCTGAACTTACGGCAGAAACCGCGGAAAAACGCAGCAATGTTCAGGTAGCGGACCCGTTCATGGAAAAACTTCTGCTTGAAGCGACCTTAGAATTGATTGACCTCAATATAATGGAAGGCATCCAGGATATGGGCGCGGCGGGCTTAACTTCCAGCGGAACAGAGATGGCTTACAGGGGCGGCGTGGGAATAGAGCTGTGGATGGATAAAATACCCCAGCGCGAGAAAAACATGAACGCTTATGAAATAATGCTTTCTGAATCGCAGGAGCGCATGCTTTTGGTTGCCAAGAAAGGCAAAGAAAAAGCGGTTGAAAAGGTTTTAAATAAATGGGGTCTTCACGCGGTGGTAATTGGAAAGGTAATAAAAAAGCCTCATCTTGTAATTATTGAAAAAGGCAAAATGGTTGCGGACATGCCTAATTTTCCGCTTACAGACAGCAAGCACCCGCTTTTTCCGCTTAAACATCAGAAAGGCGTAAAACCAAAATACCTTGAAACCAGCAATATTAACCCTGATAAAATACATTCGCCGGAAGACCTTACAGGCACGCTTAAAAAACTTATCGGGTCGCCCAACATAGCTTCAAAAGCGGCAATCTGGGAAGAATATGACCACATGGTGCAGACAAACACGGTGACACTGCCGGGTTCCGATGCCGCGGTCATAGATGTAAAGGACAGGGATTTTATGATAGCCACGTCAGTTGACTGCAACGGCAGATATACATATCTTGACCCGTACAAAGGCGGCGCAATTGCAATTGCGGAATCCGCAAGAAACGTAAGTTGTTCCGGCGCGGAGCCAGCTGCATTTACCAACTGCCTTAATTTTGGCAATCCCGAGAATCCGGAAATTTTCTGGCAGTTTGAAAAAGCGGTGGAAGGCATGTCTGATGCCGCAACAGCATTAAAGACGCCTGTTATTTCGGGCAATGTAAGCTTCTATAACGAAAGCCCAAGCGGGGCTATTTACCCCACACCTACAGTGGGTATGGTGGGATATATAAAAGGAAAAGAAAAAAAGTATGTGAAACAGTATTTTAAAAGTAATGACGACGCCATACTTATGATAGGCCACACCAAAGACGAAATAGGCGCTTCTGAATATTTAAAAGTGGTGCACGGCCTTATAAAAGGGCCTGTGCCTGATATTGACCTTGCCCTTGAAGTAAAGGTGCAGAAAACAGTGCGCGACGGCATAAAAGCCGGCCTTGTAAAATCGGCCCACGATATTTCCAAGGGCGGACTTGCGGTAACCATTGCTGAATGCTGCATAACCGGAAAAATACACGGCGACCCGATGATAGGCGCGTATGTGGACCTGCAGAGCGACATGAGGCCGGATTCGTTATTATTCGGCGAGACACAGTCCAGAATAATTGTAACGTGCGCGAAAGCGGACGTTCATAAATTAAAAAAACTTGGCGCCAAAAATAACGTGATAATAAGCGAGATTGGCAAAACCGGCGGTGAAAAATTGATAATAAATATTGACTGGGCGGCCAAATCAAATTCAAAGAAAATTTCCGTGTCAGTGCAGGAGCTTGAAAAAATATGGTCAAACGGAGTAAACCAATATGTGTGA
- a CDS encoding amidophosphoribosyltransferase, with amino-acid sequence MDHPKEACGIVGVYGHPEASTLTYLGLYALQHRGQESAGIVTVDENSRAREIKSMGIVADIFDEKKLSFLTGSMSIGHVRYSTTGSSVIENAQPIKVDYVKGPLAVAHNGNLVNADVIKSKLEEDGSIFESTADSETLVHLIAKNNKLEFVESVKKSLAELKGAFSFVVLNKDCLIAARDPNGFRPLEIGKLDGAYIVASETCAFDLMNAEHIGTVEPGEVVIFDKNGMRSEKFAERGRSAMCIFEFIYFARPDSYIFGRNVSDIRRELGRQLGRESHVDADIVIPVPDSGVSAAIGYSEGTGVKFDMGLIRNHYVGRTFIEPSQNIRDFGVRIKLNAVKPLLKDKRVVVVDDSIVRGTTSRKIIKMIRNAGAKEIHYRISSPPIYNPCFYGMDFPTKTELIANSHTSEEIKKYLRVDSFAYLTIDGLIKSVSGRKDKFCMACFDGDYPVSLDVSGDVNKIRFEKC; translated from the coding sequence ATGGATCATCCTAAAGAAGCCTGTGGCATCGTGGGTGTATACGGCCACCCGGAAGCATCTACTTTAACTTATCTTGGGCTTTACGCGCTGCAGCACAGGGGGCAGGAAAGCGCCGGCATAGTGACTGTTGATGAAAACAGCAGGGCGCGCGAAATAAAAAGCATGGGCATTGTTGCTGATATATTTGACGAGAAAAAACTGTCGTTTTTAACCGGAAGCATGTCCATAGGCCACGTCCGTTATTCAACAACCGGTTCATCCGTTATTGAAAATGCGCAGCCTATAAAGGTTGACTATGTAAAAGGGCCTCTGGCTGTTGCGCACAACGGCAACCTTGTTAACGCGGATGTAATAAAAAGCAAGCTGGAAGAAGACGGGTCCATATTTGAATCCACCGCGGACAGCGAAACCCTTGTCCATTTAATTGCAAAAAATAATAAACTGGAATTCGTGGAATCTGTAAAAAAATCACTTGCGGAATTAAAAGGCGCTTTTTCTTTTGTGGTCTTAAACAAAGACTGCCTGATAGCCGCCCGCGACCCAAACGGGTTTCGCCCGCTTGAAATAGGAAAACTTGACGGCGCGTACATAGTGGCGTCAGAGACCTGCGCGTTTGACCTTATGAACGCGGAACATATAGGCACAGTGGAACCGGGAGAAGTTGTAATTTTTGATAAAAATGGAATGAGGTCGGAAAAGTTCGCGGAGCGCGGAAGAAGCGCAATGTGCATCTTTGAATTCATATACTTTGCAAGGCCGGATTCATATATTTTCGGCAGAAACGTTTCTGATATCCGTAGGGAACTTGGAAGGCAGCTTGGGCGCGAATCTCATGTGGACGCGGATATTGTAATACCGGTTCCGGATTCAGGCGTATCAGCCGCAATAGGTTATTCTGAAGGCACGGGTGTTAAGTTTGACATGGGGCTTATAAGAAACCATTATGTGGGCAGGACGTTCATTGAACCTTCTCAGAATATCAGGGATTTTGGCGTAAGGATAAAATTAAACGCGGTTAAACCGCTGTTAAAAGATAAAAGGGTTGTGGTTGTGGATGATTCCATAGTCCGCGGCACGACAAGCAGAAAGATAATAAAGATGATAAGGAACGCCGGCGCGAAAGAGATTCATTACAGAATATCTTCGCCGCCCATTTATAACCCGTGTTTTTACGGAATGGATTTCCCCACTAAGACAGAACTTATAGCCAACAGCCACACATCTGAAGAAATAAAAAAATATCTGCGCGTTGACTCTTTTGCGTATCTTACAATTGACGGGCTTATAAAATCAGTATCCGGAAGAAAAGACAAGTTCTGCATGGCATGCTTCGACGGCGACTATCCCGTAAGCTTGGACGTATCAGGGGATGTGAATAAGATTAGATTTGAAAAGTGTTAA